A DNA window from Syntrophorhabdaceae bacterium contains the following coding sequences:
- the asnB gene encoding asparagine synthase (glutamine-hydrolyzing) — protein sequence MCGITGYYHSTCLGTADLKAMTDALSHRGPDDEGQYSDESTGTGLGHRRLSIIDLSPSGHQPMTYRDSRLWIVFNGEIYNFLEIRRELETKGHSFVSDSDTEVILAAYTEWATDCFSLFNGMWAVAIYDEKKGDLFLCRDRYGIKPLYYYTDNRQLIFGSEYKSFLAIAGKIGLKWDARALKTSLISAFQLESSGHTLFENVYNLLPGHYLKINESGIEMSRWWNTLDHLVECPRSLDDQAALFRDLFIDSCRLRLRSDVPVGTSLSGGLDSSSVLAAVSLLGNQRGRAERSAEDWQRTFIHTFDGTALDEKHYADMVADSVGAKKIYVSAEPEDFCRHVDDVLYSFESIYEGMPDSAWRVYQAQRKNGVVVSLDGHGADEALGGYNWYLSSAMENRPVLSRSYWSLLRQQKEMYGTSVPPLFALKAILRSIPLARQAYRWAARSVTVNPLVPDFMSRAARKIEPYPEVISSLPDGFGALNSVLYQDFHHLILPRILKNFDTVSMAHGVEVRMPFMDYRLVNYIFSLPGQSKIGGGYSKLVLRQAMAGLLPEEIRLRKTKIGFNSPLPDWLKGILRPWVEDVLGSESPLRGLIDMGKLGEYYSAKVATGKIGWDEGLTFWKYLNALRLTKIMNGVKGAF from the coding sequence TGGGGACCGCCGATCTAAAAGCCATGACGGATGCCCTGAGTCACCGGGGCCCGGATGATGAAGGTCAATACTCGGATGAGTCCACGGGCACGGGCCTGGGCCATCGGAGGCTTTCCATAATCGATCTGAGCCCTTCAGGTCATCAACCCATGACCTATCGCGATTCACGGCTTTGGATAGTTTTTAACGGTGAGATTTACAATTTCCTTGAAATCAGAAGAGAACTGGAAACAAAAGGCCATTCTTTCGTGTCCGATTCCGACACGGAGGTAATCCTCGCGGCGTACACGGAATGGGCAACCGATTGCTTTTCTCTTTTTAATGGCATGTGGGCCGTTGCGATTTATGATGAGAAAAAGGGAGATCTCTTTCTCTGTCGTGATCGGTACGGGATCAAGCCTCTCTACTATTACACCGATAATCGCCAACTAATCTTCGGCTCCGAATATAAGTCATTTCTTGCCATAGCCGGAAAAATAGGATTGAAATGGGACGCAAGGGCGCTCAAGACTTCTCTCATTAGCGCATTTCAACTGGAAAGCTCCGGCCATACGCTTTTTGAGAATGTCTATAATCTGCTCCCCGGTCATTACCTGAAGATCAACGAATCGGGTATTGAAATGTCTCGCTGGTGGAATACGCTTGATCATCTGGTCGAATGTCCCCGAAGCCTTGATGATCAGGCGGCTCTTTTCCGGGACCTCTTTATCGATTCCTGCCGGTTGAGGCTACGAAGCGACGTCCCTGTCGGCACATCGTTGAGTGGGGGACTCGATTCGAGCAGCGTCCTGGCAGCGGTCTCTCTTCTCGGAAATCAAAGGGGCCGCGCCGAGCGCAGCGCTGAAGATTGGCAGCGCACGTTCATCCATACCTTCGACGGCACGGCGCTCGACGAAAAGCACTATGCCGACATGGTGGCAGACAGTGTAGGGGCGAAAAAGATTTATGTCTCTGCGGAACCGGAAGATTTCTGCCGCCATGTCGATGATGTCCTTTATTCTTTTGAGAGTATTTATGAGGGAATGCCGGACAGTGCATGGCGTGTGTATCAGGCACAGAGAAAGAACGGGGTGGTGGTATCCCTCGACGGTCACGGAGCGGACGAGGCCCTCGGCGGCTACAACTGGTATCTCAGCTCCGCAATGGAGAACCGCCCGGTTCTTTCCCGCTCTTATTGGTCGTTGCTGCGACAGCAGAAAGAGATGTACGGCACCTCGGTACCCCCTCTTTTCGCCCTCAAGGCCATACTCAGATCTATCCCCCTCGCGAGACAGGCATATCGGTGGGCGGCGCGTTCCGTGACCGTAAATCCCCTCGTGCCTGATTTCATGTCACGGGCCGCGCGGAAGATTGAGCCTTATCCCGAGGTGATCTCTTCTCTTCCGGATGGCTTCGGTGCATTGAACAGTGTCCTCTATCAGGATTTTCACCATCTGATCCTCCCGAGGATTCTCAAGAATTTCGATACCGTGTCGATGGCGCATGGGGTGGAGGTGCGGATGCCCTTCATGGATTACAGGCTGGTGAACTACATCTTCTCCCTGCCCGGGCAGAGTAAGATCGGCGGAGGCTATTCGAAGCTTGTTTTGAGGCAGGCAATGGCAGGCTTACTCCCGGAAGAAATCAGGCTGAGAAAAACGAAAATAGGTTTCAATTCGCCCTTGCCGGACTGGCTAAAGGGCATCCTGCGTCCGTGGGTAGAGGACGTTCTCGGCAGCGAGAGCCCCCTGCGGGGACTAATCGACATGGGGAAGCTTGGGGAATACTATTCTGCCAAAGTAGCTACAGGTAAGATCGGATGGGATGAGGGGCTCACCTTCTGGAAATATCTCAATGCCCTAAGGCTGACAAAAATAATGAACGGTGTGAAAGGAGCGTTTTAA
- a CDS encoding DegT/DnrJ/EryC1/StrS family aminotransferase, which translates to MERLTIPFVDLKAQYLSIKREVDEAIENVIAKSSFIGGDYVKSFERNFSAYVGARHCIGVGNGTDALAISLKCAGVKSGDEVITAANTFIATSEAITLAGGRPVFVDCDPVTFNIDAQKIEERITERTKAIVPVHLYGQPADMEGIGMIAKKHNLRVIEDAAQAHGASLGERKVGTLGDCACFSFFPGKNLGAYGDGGAVVTDNDDLAKMVRMYANHGRLDKFGHEFEGTNSRLDGLQAAILDVKLKHLEEWTARRIAVAGAYDRGLAGICVTPEKRAGVKHVYHLYVIRVKEREKVKAALEERGIATGIHYPIPLPYLKAYEYMRSTPEDYPVSYSMKDQILSIPMHGSMTEEHVSYVIDQIKNVLGF; encoded by the coding sequence ATGGAAAGACTGACTATACCCTTCGTGGATCTAAAGGCCCAGTATCTCTCTATAAAGAGGGAGGTCGATGAGGCCATTGAAAACGTGATTGCAAAATCCTCGTTTATAGGAGGGGATTATGTGAAATCCTTTGAGCGCAATTTCTCCGCTTATGTTGGAGCCAGACATTGTATCGGCGTAGGTAACGGGACGGACGCACTCGCAATTTCCCTCAAATGCGCGGGAGTGAAATCCGGGGATGAGGTGATAACTGCTGCAAATACCTTTATAGCCACCTCGGAGGCTATTACCCTCGCGGGAGGACGGCCGGTCTTCGTCGATTGCGATCCCGTGACCTTCAACATAGATGCCCAAAAAATTGAAGAACGCATTACCGAAAGAACGAAGGCGATCGTTCCGGTCCACCTTTATGGGCAACCGGCAGACATGGAAGGGATAGGCATGATCGCGAAGAAACATAACCTCAGGGTAATTGAAGACGCTGCCCAGGCGCACGGGGCCTCCCTGGGGGAAAGAAAAGTCGGCACCCTCGGCGACTGCGCATGCTTCAGTTTTTTCCCCGGGAAGAATCTCGGTGCCTATGGGGACGGCGGGGCCGTGGTCACGGACAACGATGATCTCGCGAAAATGGTGCGGATGTATGCGAACCACGGCAGATTGGATAAATTCGGCCATGAATTCGAGGGAACGAATAGCAGGCTTGACGGGCTTCAGGCTGCAATCCTTGATGTGAAGCTGAAGCATCTAGAAGAATGGACGGCCAGGAGAATCGCCGTTGCAGGGGCATATGATAGAGGGCTCGCCGGAATATGTGTCACTCCGGAAAAGCGCGCGGGGGTGAAGCACGTCTATCATCTTTATGTAATAAGAGTAAAAGAGAGAGAGAAGGTGAAGGCTGCCCTGGAAGAGCGAGGGATCGCGACGGGGATTCATTATCCTATTCCTCTGCCCTATCTCAAGGCGTACGAGTACATGAGGAGCACGCCCGAGGATTACCCAGTCTCTTATTCAATGAAGGATCAAATTCTGAGCATCCCCATGCACGGGAGCATGACGGAAGAACACGTGTCGTACGTTATAGACCAAATAAAGAATGTTCTGGGATTTTAA
- a CDS encoding glycosyltransferase has product MRIFLFVEYYSHYLNDFYKKKSFADLPYDQHLSYLIDDYFGSFGSYLKYFRGLGHEVELVIGNDFLLQNKWLKERGIKKGAGPANKKETVLLQVREFKPHVFFMSSMYEYYGTFLKEVAETTPNIFTWIAASYPKNLDFSHVRCVISSVEDFVARFRNLKVNSEVLKAAFDADIAARLDNKRTMDVSFVGGLSRRTHARRMDGLEYVLKSGIDLKTYGYGLKRQLIPFRPDPIHRSYGGALWGMEMYRALNHSRISLNFHIDFVKNWAGNMRLYEGTGCGTVLLTESAEGLDEMFDVGKEIVVYDSLNDLVEKITYYLAHEAEREAIAAAGQRACIERHGYDRRIVEFDAILKKYST; this is encoded by the coding sequence ATGCGAATATTTCTTTTTGTCGAATATTATTCCCATTATCTGAACGACTTTTACAAGAAAAAGAGCTTCGCCGATCTCCCCTACGATCAGCATTTATCATATCTGATCGACGATTACTTCGGCAGTTTCGGTTCATATCTCAAGTATTTCAGAGGTCTGGGACATGAGGTGGAACTTGTAATAGGCAACGATTTTCTCCTTCAGAACAAATGGCTCAAGGAGAGGGGCATAAAAAAGGGTGCCGGCCCGGCCAACAAGAAGGAGACCGTCCTTCTTCAAGTGCGTGAATTCAAGCCCCATGTCTTTTTCATGAGCAGCATGTACGAGTATTACGGAACTTTTCTAAAAGAGGTAGCCGAGACGACCCCGAACATTTTTACGTGGATCGCCGCGTCCTATCCGAAGAACCTCGATTTTTCGCATGTAAGGTGCGTAATTTCATCGGTGGAAGACTTCGTCGCTCGGTTTCGTAACTTAAAGGTCAACTCGGAAGTATTGAAAGCGGCATTTGACGCCGATATTGCGGCGCGCCTTGATAATAAAAGGACAATGGATGTCTCTTTTGTGGGCGGATTATCGAGGAGAACGCATGCGCGCAGGATGGATGGGCTCGAATATGTTCTGAAGAGCGGCATCGATCTCAAAACCTACGGCTACGGCCTCAAAAGGCAGCTCATCCCTTTTCGGCCCGATCCGATCCACAGGAGTTATGGGGGAGCGCTTTGGGGAATGGAGATGTACAGGGCCTTGAACCATTCCAGAATATCCCTCAATTTTCATATCGATTTCGTAAAGAACTGGGCAGGAAACATGCGCCTCTATGAGGGGACAGGGTGCGGGACCGTTTTGCTCACGGAGAGCGCAGAGGGCCTTGATGAGATGTTCGATGTGGGGAAAGAGATAGTGGTATATGATTCTTTAAACGATCTCGTAGAAAAGATAACATACTATCTTGCCCATGAAGCCGAGAGGGAAGCCATAGCCGCGGCAGGCCAGAGGGCGTGCATCGAACGGCACGGGTACGACAGAAGGATCGTCGAATTCGATGCAATTCTAAAGAAATATTCCACCTGA
- a CDS encoding Gfo/Idh/MocA family oxidoreductase, with protein MMETLTGSSKETIRFALIGCGSIAAKHALAIGRLENARLVGGYDVEAGVANAFSSKHGVPVFESIEEMVGKTDPHVLCVLTPSGLHGENVLEAIRFNRHFVVEKPLALRLDQIDRILEECDKRQLKLFVVQQNRFNPPIRKLKEAMDGGRFGKLVIGTVRVRWKRDQSYYDQRPWRGTWSNDGGVLTNQASHHIDMLIWMMGEVESVIAKTSTRLVNIEAEDTGVAVLKFRNGALGIVEATTAARPRDLEGSISVLGERGTVEVGGFFMNELKIWEFTDSHPMDEEVRREYGKVPNEQAWNHTEFFRDVVSSLLNGTKGLIDGIEGRKSVELINAIYESAETGKEVFLRFSPKKCRLGEVADVDK; from the coding sequence ATGATGGAGACGTTGACGGGTTCGAGTAAGGAGACTATCAGGTTCGCTCTTATCGGCTGCGGGTCGATCGCGGCAAAGCACGCCCTCGCCATCGGGCGACTAGAGAATGCGCGACTGGTGGGAGGTTATGATGTCGAGGCGGGAGTGGCCAATGCATTCTCCTCAAAGCATGGGGTCCCTGTTTTTGAGAGTATTGAGGAGATGGTCGGGAAGACGGACCCCCATGTGCTGTGCGTGCTGACGCCCTCAGGGTTGCACGGCGAAAACGTGCTTGAGGCAATCAGGTTTAACAGGCATTTCGTGGTGGAGAAGCCTTTGGCCCTGCGTTTGGACCAAATCGACCGCATTCTCGAAGAGTGCGACAAAAGACAGCTGAAGCTGTTTGTGGTACAGCAAAACCGGTTTAATCCCCCCATAAGAAAGTTAAAAGAAGCAATGGATGGCGGCAGGTTCGGAAAACTCGTGATAGGTACGGTGAGGGTCAGGTGGAAACGCGATCAATCTTATTACGATCAAAGGCCCTGGCGAGGTACGTGGAGTAACGACGGAGGCGTGCTTACCAATCAGGCGAGCCACCACATCGACATGCTTATATGGATGATGGGCGAGGTCGAGAGCGTAATCGCCAAGACGTCAACCAGGTTGGTCAACATTGAAGCTGAGGATACGGGTGTGGCGGTCCTCAAATTTCGAAATGGCGCTCTCGGCATCGTAGAGGCCACGACAGCGGCAAGGCCCAGGGACCTGGAGGGGTCGATCAGCGTTCTTGGAGAAAGGGGCACCGTTGAAGTAGGGGGGTTCTTCATGAATGAACTGAAGATCTGGGAATTTACCGATTCTCACCCTATGGATGAGGAGGTGCGACGAGAATACGGGAAGGTGCCCAACGAACAGGCGTGGAACCACACAGAATTTTTCAGAGACGTGGTATCGAGCTTGCTCAATGGGACAAAGGGATTGATAGACGGAATAGAGGGGCGGAAATCAGTGGAACTGATCAATGCAATTTACGAGTCGGCGGAAACAGGCAAGGAGGTTTTCCTGAGATTCTCCCCAAAAAAATGCCGTCTCGGTGAGGTGGCTGATGTCGATAAGTAA
- a CDS encoding DapH/DapD/GlmU-related protein, whose translation MSISKSAIIYPNVKLGQNCIVEDFAIIGAVPRGYEAGDLETVIGDNAVIRSHTVIYAGNRIGDNFQTGNKTNIRELNVIGKGVSIGTLSIVEHHVSIGDGVSIHSQAFIPEYTILEDGCWIGPNVVITNARYPKSRNVKETLKGAHIKQQAMVGANSTLLPGVVLGMGSLVGAGSVVTRDVGEKNVVAGNPAKVINSIDNLPYTF comes from the coding sequence ATGTCGATAAGTAAGAGTGCGATTATCTATCCTAATGTGAAACTGGGACAAAATTGCATCGTGGAGGATTTTGCGATCATAGGAGCAGTGCCCAGGGGGTATGAGGCGGGAGATCTGGAAACGGTCATCGGCGACAATGCGGTGATCCGCTCACACACGGTTATCTACGCCGGCAATAGGATAGGCGACAATTTTCAGACGGGCAATAAGACAAATATCAGGGAGCTGAACGTGATCGGAAAAGGGGTGAGCATCGGAACCCTTTCCATAGTGGAGCATCACGTGTCGATCGGCGACGGGGTCAGCATTCACTCTCAAGCCTTTATCCCCGAGTACACGATTCTGGAAGACGGGTGCTGGATAGGACCTAACGTGGTAATCACCAACGCAAGATATCCCAAATCAAGAAACGTGAAGGAGACCCTTAAGGGGGCTCATATCAAGCAACAGGCCATGGTCGGAGCCAACAGCACGCTTCTGCCGGGCGTGGTGCTGGGCATGGGTTCCCTTGTGGGAGCCGGCAGCGTGGTGACGCGTGATGTGGGGGAAAAGAACGTCGTGGCGGGAAACCCCGCCAAAGTGATCAATTCCATCGATAATCTCCCCTATACGTTTTAA